One genomic region from Campylobacter sp. RM5004 encodes:
- a CDS encoding c-type cytochrome: MKELKIFAILVIFTGIVYWGVEPYAHSQMHEHTSNVNFDLKAGDIAQAQVELEKANASGKKEDIESATKQLEDTKKLWANVDKIASLKGDVETGKADFEANCASCHRASFAGFNDADDGIGAQGIIIPDLSTAGAIYDNKFLMAISINPALAMKNHKKYNEENPHPMMTAFLEDDGSINDENAQAVANLVAYLNSIGKAALDDKKARIASEINASKLSDSEKAAKIEFENRKIVFDDACGRCHDVKYDGFIAKVNGGDLKDYMGSTPPDLSIIIRAKGEDYLHKFINDTQKQLPGTAMPRVGVNEQAQNDIVTYLTNVGDSKKAEREDLGLKIMAYFALLAVLAYAWKNAIWKELH, encoded by the coding sequence ATGAAAGAGTTAAAAATATTTGCAATATTAGTTATTTTTACAGGTATTGTTTATTGGGGTGTTGAGCCTTATGCACATTCACAAATGCACGAGCATACTAGCAATGTAAATTTTGACCTAAAAGCAGGAGATATTGCTCAAGCTCAAGTAGAACTTGAAAAAGCAAATGCAAGTGGCAAAAAAGAAGATATAGAATCAGCTACTAAACAATTAGAAGATACAAAAAAACTTTGGGCTAATGTAGACAAAATCGCAAGCTTAAAAGGTGATGTAGAAACTGGTAAAGCTGATTTTGAAGCAAATTGTGCAAGCTGTCATAGAGCAAGTTTTGCAGGATTTAATGATGCAGATGATGGTATCGGAGCTCAAGGAATAATCATTCCTGATTTAAGCACAGCAGGTGCTATTTATGATAATAAGTTCTTAATGGCTATTTCAATTAACCCTGCATTAGCAATGAAAAACCATAAAAAATACAATGAAGAAAATCCACATCCTATGATGACTGCATTCTTAGAAGATGATGGAAGTATCAATGATGAAAACGCACAAGCAGTAGCAAATCTAGTAGCTTATTTAAACAGCATAGGAAAAGCTGCTTTAGATGATAAAAAAGCAAGAATTGCAAGTGAAATTAATGCAAGCAAATTAAGCGATAGTGAAAAAGCTGCTAAAATTGAATTTGAAAATAGAAAAATCGTATTTGATGATGCTTGTGGAAGATGCCATGATGTAAAATATGATGGCTTTATTGCTAAAGTAAATGGTGGAGATTTAAAAGATTATATGGGTTCAACTCCTCCTGATTTATCAATAATTATTCGTGCAAAAGGTGAAGATTACTTACATAAGTTCATAAACGATACACAAAAACAACTTCCAGGAACTGCAATGCCTAGAGTTGGTGTAAATGAACAAGCTCAAAATGATATAGTAACTTACCTTACAAATGTAGGCGATAGCAAAAAAGCTGAAAGAGAAGATTTAGGCTTAAAAATAATGGCTTATTTTGCACTATTAGCTGTTTTAGCATATGCTTGGAAAAACGCTATCTGGAAAGAACTACACTAA
- a CDS encoding cytochrome bc complex cytochrome b subunit, whose protein sequence is MAHFEKSNGIVDWLDQRLAIKKFMQVMMTQYWIPKKINFLWAMGVILLTMFAILFVTGLLLVMYYKPDVALAFDSVNKTIMQEVEYGWLWRHMHGVAASVVFLIMYIHLFTGIYYGSYKKGREIIWISGMVLFVLFSAEAFSGYMLPWGQMSYWAAMVITNLFGGIPFIGAELVEWIRGDYAVGDATLNRFFMLHVCLLPIVVIAFIAIHFYALRFPHVNNEIAEEIDFDLEAEKYLAGKKKEAKVISFWPDFLCKDIFYVCLFMIFYFYLVCYHYDFAMDPINFEPANALKTPPHIYPEWYFLWSYEILRGFSYEIGLACFGIAQVIFFVLPFLDRSNVVAPAHKRGAFFVWFWLLVIDMIVLTIYGKLPPVGINNTIATVASVTFLALLIVVLPVITLMERKAK, encoded by the coding sequence ATGGCACATTTTGAAAAATCAAATGGAATTGTTGATTGGCTAGATCAAAGACTTGCAATCAAAAAATTTATGCAAGTTATGATGACACAATACTGGATTCCAAAAAAAATTAATTTTCTTTGGGCAATGGGAGTAATCTTACTTACTATGTTTGCCATTTTATTCGTAACAGGTTTATTGCTTGTAATGTATTATAAGCCTGATGTTGCACTAGCTTTTGATAGTGTTAATAAAACAATTATGCAAGAAGTTGAATACGGCTGGCTTTGGCGCCATATGCACGGGGTTGCTGCTTCTGTTGTATTTTTAATCATGTATATTCACTTATTTACAGGAATTTATTATGGCTCTTATAAAAAAGGTCGTGAGATAATTTGGATAAGTGGTATGGTATTATTCGTATTATTTTCTGCTGAAGCGTTTAGTGGTTATATGTTACCTTGGGGACAAATGAGCTACTGGGCAGCAATGGTTATTACTAATCTTTTCGGTGGTATTCCATTTATTGGTGCTGAATTAGTTGAATGGATTAGAGGAGATTATGCAGTAGGAGATGCTACATTAAATAGATTTTTCATGTTACATGTTTGCTTACTTCCTATCGTTGTAATTGCTTTCATTGCAATTCACTTCTATGCTTTAAGATTTCCACATGTAAATAATGAAATTGCAGAAGAAATTGATTTTGATTTAGAAGCTGAAAAATATTTAGCAGGTAAGAAAAAAGAAGCAAAAGTTATATCATTTTGGCCTGACTTTTTATGCAAAGATATTTTCTATGTTTGCTTATTTATGATTTTTTATTTTTACTTAGTTTGCTATCACTATGATTTTGCTATGGATCCAATTAACTTTGAACCAGCAAACGCATTAAAAACTCCTCCACATATTTATCCTGAGTGGTATTTCTTATGGAGCTATGAGATTTTAAGAGGATTTTCTTATGAAATAGGACTTGCTTGCTTTGGTATTGCACAAGTTATTTTCTTTGTATTACCATTCCTAGACCGCTCAAATGTAGTTGCACCTGCACATAAGCGTGGAGCATTCTTTGTATGGTTTTGGTTATTAGTAATTGATATGATAGTTCTTACAATTTATGGTAAATTACCTCCTGTTGGAATTAACAATACAATAGCAACTGTTGCTTCTGTTACATTCTTAGCACTATTAATAGTGGTTTTACCGGTAATTACTCTTATGGAAAGAAAGGCTAAGTAA
- a CDS encoding Rieske 2Fe-2S domain-containing protein, with translation MASRRSFMGFTLGAAAAVGGVFTLVGMKKTWDPLPSVKAAGFTTVDLSPLADGELRTVEWRKKPIFILKKSKDMEESNTDVVAGDSRYTVVIGLCTHLGCIPAYHEKDKNFVCACHGGVFDINGKNMAGPPPTPLEIPPFAIDGTKLVLGEIGKEYEEIMKNAGKA, from the coding sequence ATGGCTAGTAGAAGAAGCTTTATGGGCTTTACCCTAGGCGCTGCTGCGGCTGTTGGTGGTGTTTTTACACTAGTGGGTATGAAAAAAACTTGGGATCCACTTCCTAGTGTAAAAGCAGCAGGTTTTACGACCGTTGATTTATCGCCTTTAGCTGACGGAGAATTAAGAACAGTTGAATGGAGAAAAAAACCAATTTTCATTCTAAAAAAATCAAAAGATATGGAAGAAAGCAATACTGATGTGGTTGCAGGAGATTCTAGATATACCGTTGTTATAGGACTTTGCACTCACCTTGGCTGTATTCCCGCTTACCATGAAAAAGATAAAAACTTTGTTTGTGCTTGTCATGGTGGCGTATTTGATATAAATGGTAAAAATATGGCTGGACCACCTCCAACTCCACTTGAAATTCCACCTTTTGCAATAGATGGAACAAAATTAGTTTTAGGTGAAATCGGTAAAGAGTATGAAGAAATTATGAAAAATGCAGGAAAGGCTTAA
- the flgB gene encoding flagellar basal body rod protein FlgB, with protein sequence MEFYKSKPLIVSALAGRDLRNKLISSNIANIDTPFYKARDVDFETILNENANTLYKTTQAPATAATNPMHFGIGMSNKLAITNERHLQPLEFSNDKSGTIFARDGHLQRNDANSVDLDVETSELSKNAIMISALDSVLKKQSEVVRTIIESSSKLS encoded by the coding sequence ATGGAATTTTATAAATCTAAACCATTAATTGTGAGTGCATTAGCTGGTAGGGATTTAAGAAATAAATTAATTAGTTCAAATATAGCAAATATTGATACTCCTTTTTATAAAGCAAGAGATGTAGATTTTGAAACAATTTTAAATGAAAATGCAAATACGCTTTACAAAACTACACAAGCACCTGCAACAGCAGCAACAAATCCTATGCATTTTGGAATAGGTATGAGTAATAAATTAGCAATTACAAATGAAAGACATTTGCAGCCTTTAGAATTTTCAAATGATAAAAGTGGAACTATTTTTGCTAGAGATGGTCATTTGCAAAGAAATGATGCAAACTCGGTTGATTTAGATGTTGAAACAAGTGAGTTAAGCAAAAACGCTATTATGATTAGCGCACTTGATTCGGTTCTAAAAAAACAAAGCGAAGTTGTAAGAACTATAATAGAAAGTAGTTCTAAATTAAGTTAA